One Elaeis guineensis isolate ETL-2024a chromosome 10, EG11, whole genome shotgun sequence genomic window carries:
- the LOC105032045 gene encoding dihydropyrimidinase isoform X1 — translation MSGHEHRGRTFTYRLGSSQNSTKKLSPSSPPKSSMAVELRSNLSWTMLRKKKSIASIHYSFRLDLFLLLFLLSIPRSISELNTMQGFCAVASDSDCSSSFTKILIKGGTVVNAHHKEVADVYIEDGIIVSVRPNIKVGDEVKIVDATGKYVMPGGIDPHTHLEMEFMGTVMIDDFFTGQAAALAGGTTMHIDFIIPVNGSLSAGFDSYIKKAKNAVMDYGFHMAITKWDEEVAKDMELMVKENGINSFKFFMAYKGALMVNDELLMQGLVKCKSLGALAMVHAENGDAIAEGQKRMIDLGITGPEGHSLSRPPVLEGEATARAIRLASFVNTPLYVVHVMSIDAMEEIAVARKAGQRVIGEPVVSGLVLDESWLWDPDFTTAAKYVMSPPIRKAEHGKALQAALTTGTLQPFCDQKLSEFGQRHSPFSQQILNIFSVLLVGTDHCAWNSTQKALGIDDFRKIPNGVNGIEERMHLVWDTMVESGKISVTDYVRITSTECARIFNIYPRKGAILEGSDADIIILNPNATFKITAASHHSRSDTNVFEGMTGKGKVEVTISGGRVVWENNKLNIMPGSGRYIRMPPYGYLFDGIDKADAAYLASLHAPVHRTKAAA, via the exons ATGAGTGGCCACGAACACAGGGGCCGTACATTTACTTACAGACTTGGGAGTTCACAAAACAGCACGAAAAAGCTTTCTCCTTCGTCGCCTCCCAAATCATCCATGGCGGTAGAGCTTCGATCGAACCTCTCATGGACGAtgttaagaaagaagaaatcCATCGCGTCTATCCACTACTCTTTCCGCctcgatctcttccttcttcttttccttctttccatCCCTCGATCGATCTCCGAACTGAATACGATGCAAGGG TTCTGTGCTGTTGCAAGTGATTCGGACTGCAGCTCGTCCTTTACGAAGATTTTGATCAAGGGAGGGACCGTAGTGAATGCTCATCACAAGGAGGTAGCGGATGTGTACATCGAGGACGGGATCATTGTCTCTGTGCGACCTAACATCAAG GTTGGGGATGAAGTGAAAATAGTTGATGCAACCGGGAAATATGTCATGCCAG GCGGGATTGATCCTCACACTCACCTAGAGATGGAGTTTATGGGAACTGTGATGATAGATGATTTTTTCACTGGTCAAGCTGCTGCACTGGCAGGAGGAACAACCATGCACATTGACTTTATTATACCAGTTAATGGAAGTTTGTCTGCAGGTTTTGATTCCTAtataaaaaaagcaaaaaatgCAGTAATGGACTATGGTTTTCATATGGCCATCACAAAATGGGATGAAGAAGTTGCAAAAGACATGGAGTTAATGGTTAAAGAGAATG GGATCAACTCTTTTAAATTCTTTATGGCATACAAAGGAGCCTTGATGGTCAATGATGAGCTTTTAATGCAAGGCTTGGTAAAATGCAAGTCTCTTGGTGCATTGGCTATGGTTCATGCAGAAAATGGAGATGCTATTGCTGAAGGACAGAAAAGAATGATAGATCTTGGAATAACAGGACCAGAGGGGCATTCTCTTTCAAGGCCTCCAGTG TTAGAAGGAGAAGCAACTGCAAGAGCTATTCGTTTGGCAAGTTTTGTCAATACACCCTTATATGTGGTTCATGTGATGAGCATTGATGCCATGGAGGAGATTGCAGTGGCTAGAAAAGCCG GGCAAAGGGTCATCGGTGAACCTGTAGTTTCTGGGCTAGTCCTTGATGAGTCTTGGCTTTGGGACCCTGATTTCACTACTGCTGCAAA GTATGTAATGAGTCCCCCGATAAGAAAAGCTGAACATGGTAAAGCCCTTCAAGCTGCACTTACAACAGGAACTTTGCAG CCGTTCTGTGATCAGAAACTTTCAGAATTTGGACAAAGACACAGTCCATTTTCCCAACAGATATTGAATATTTTTTCTGTTCTG CTTGTAGGGACCGATCATTGTGCCTGGAACTCTACACAAAAAGCTCTTGGTATTGATGACTTCCGGAAAATTCCTAATGGCGTCAATG GTATAGAGGAAAGGATGCATTTAGTTTGGGACACGATGGTG GAATCTGGCAAAATATCTGTCACAGATTATGTGCGGATAACAAGCACTGAATG TGCTAGAATTTTCAATATTTATCCAAGAAAAGGGGCAATATTGGAAGGATCTGATGCTGATATAATTATACTAAACCCTAATGCAACCTTCAAAATTACTGCTGCTTCTCATCATTCTAGATCTGACACAAATGTGTTTGAAGGGATGACAGGAAAG GGTAAAGTAGAAGTTACAATATCAGGAGGACGAGTAGTATGGGAAAACAACAAACTGAACATTATGCCTGGGTCCGGCAGGTACATTAGAATGCCACCTTATGGTTATCTTTTTGATGGTATTGACAAGGCAGATGCTGCATATCTGGCTTCTCTTCATGCTCCTGTTCATCGGACCAAAGCTGCAGCCTGA
- the LOC105032046 gene encoding splicing factor 3B subunit 6-like protein translates to MAAISLRKGNTRLPPEVNRVLYVRNLPFNISSEEMYDIFGKYGAIRQIRIGTNKDTRGTAFVVYEDIYDAKTAVDHLSGFNVANRYLIVLYYQQAKMSKKVDQKKKEDELARMQEKYGLSSSKDK, encoded by the coding sequence ATGGCAGCGATCAGCCTGCGGAAGGGGAACACGCGGCTGCCGCCGGAGGTGAACCGGGTTCTGTACGTGAGGAACCTGCCGTTCAACATCTCGAGCGAGGAGATGTACGACATCTTCGGCAAGTACGGGGCCATCCGGCAGATCCGGATCGGGACGAACAAGGACACCCGAGGCACCGCCTTCGTCGTCTACGAGGACATTTACGACGCCAAGACCGCCGTCGACCACCTCTCCGGCTTCAACGTTGCCAACCGCTACCTCATCGTCCTCTACTACCAGCAGGCCAAGATGTCCAAGAAGGTCGaccagaagaagaaggaggacgaGCTTGCCCGCATGCAGGAGAAATACGGCTTATCTTCCTCCAAAGATAAGTAA
- the LOC105032045 gene encoding dihydropyrimidinase isoform X2, which translates to MSGHEHRGRTFTYRLGSSQNSTKKLSPSSPPKSSMAVELRSNLSWTMLRKKKSIASIHYSFRLDLFLLLFLLSIPRSISELNTMQGFCAVASDSDCSSSFTKILIKGGTVVNAHHKEVADVYIEDGIIVSVRPNIKVGDEVKIVDATGKYVMPGGIDPHTHLEMEFMGTVMIDDFFTGQAAALAGGTTMHIDFIIPVNGSLSAGFDSYIKKAKNAVMDYGFHMAITKWDEEVAKDMELMVKENGINSFKFFMAYKGALMVNDELLMQGLVKCKSLGALAMVHAENGDAIAEGQKRMIDLGITGPEGHSLSRPPVLEGEATARAIRLASFVNTPLYVVHVMSIDAMEEIAVARKAGQRVIGEPVVSGLVLDESWLWDPDFTTAAKYVMSPPIRKAEHGKALQAALTTGTLQLVGTDHCAWNSTQKALGIDDFRKIPNGVNGIEERMHLVWDTMVESGKISVTDYVRITSTECARIFNIYPRKGAILEGSDADIIILNPNATFKITAASHHSRSDTNVFEGMTGKGKVEVTISGGRVVWENNKLNIMPGSGRYIRMPPYGYLFDGIDKADAAYLASLHAPVHRTKAAA; encoded by the exons ATGAGTGGCCACGAACACAGGGGCCGTACATTTACTTACAGACTTGGGAGTTCACAAAACAGCACGAAAAAGCTTTCTCCTTCGTCGCCTCCCAAATCATCCATGGCGGTAGAGCTTCGATCGAACCTCTCATGGACGAtgttaagaaagaagaaatcCATCGCGTCTATCCACTACTCTTTCCGCctcgatctcttccttcttcttttccttctttccatCCCTCGATCGATCTCCGAACTGAATACGATGCAAGGG TTCTGTGCTGTTGCAAGTGATTCGGACTGCAGCTCGTCCTTTACGAAGATTTTGATCAAGGGAGGGACCGTAGTGAATGCTCATCACAAGGAGGTAGCGGATGTGTACATCGAGGACGGGATCATTGTCTCTGTGCGACCTAACATCAAG GTTGGGGATGAAGTGAAAATAGTTGATGCAACCGGGAAATATGTCATGCCAG GCGGGATTGATCCTCACACTCACCTAGAGATGGAGTTTATGGGAACTGTGATGATAGATGATTTTTTCACTGGTCAAGCTGCTGCACTGGCAGGAGGAACAACCATGCACATTGACTTTATTATACCAGTTAATGGAAGTTTGTCTGCAGGTTTTGATTCCTAtataaaaaaagcaaaaaatgCAGTAATGGACTATGGTTTTCATATGGCCATCACAAAATGGGATGAAGAAGTTGCAAAAGACATGGAGTTAATGGTTAAAGAGAATG GGATCAACTCTTTTAAATTCTTTATGGCATACAAAGGAGCCTTGATGGTCAATGATGAGCTTTTAATGCAAGGCTTGGTAAAATGCAAGTCTCTTGGTGCATTGGCTATGGTTCATGCAGAAAATGGAGATGCTATTGCTGAAGGACAGAAAAGAATGATAGATCTTGGAATAACAGGACCAGAGGGGCATTCTCTTTCAAGGCCTCCAGTG TTAGAAGGAGAAGCAACTGCAAGAGCTATTCGTTTGGCAAGTTTTGTCAATACACCCTTATATGTGGTTCATGTGATGAGCATTGATGCCATGGAGGAGATTGCAGTGGCTAGAAAAGCCG GGCAAAGGGTCATCGGTGAACCTGTAGTTTCTGGGCTAGTCCTTGATGAGTCTTGGCTTTGGGACCCTGATTTCACTACTGCTGCAAA GTATGTAATGAGTCCCCCGATAAGAAAAGCTGAACATGGTAAAGCCCTTCAAGCTGCACTTACAACAGGAACTTTGCAG CTTGTAGGGACCGATCATTGTGCCTGGAACTCTACACAAAAAGCTCTTGGTATTGATGACTTCCGGAAAATTCCTAATGGCGTCAATG GTATAGAGGAAAGGATGCATTTAGTTTGGGACACGATGGTG GAATCTGGCAAAATATCTGTCACAGATTATGTGCGGATAACAAGCACTGAATG TGCTAGAATTTTCAATATTTATCCAAGAAAAGGGGCAATATTGGAAGGATCTGATGCTGATATAATTATACTAAACCCTAATGCAACCTTCAAAATTACTGCTGCTTCTCATCATTCTAGATCTGACACAAATGTGTTTGAAGGGATGACAGGAAAG GGTAAAGTAGAAGTTACAATATCAGGAGGACGAGTAGTATGGGAAAACAACAAACTGAACATTATGCCTGGGTCCGGCAGGTACATTAGAATGCCACCTTATGGTTATCTTTTTGATGGTATTGACAAGGCAGATGCTGCATATCTGGCTTCTCTTCATGCTCCTGTTCATCGGACCAAAGCTGCAGCCTGA